DNA from Planctomycetia bacterium:
CCGGCAATCAATGGACGGCTGGCCGAGACGGACGACGGCCGCCGAGTCACCAAGTTCGAGGCGCCGAAGACGCGACTAATGGCGATCATCATTGACGGGATCTTGAATCAGAAGCTGCCGTGGGAGTTGGTGCTGATCGGCGCTTTGATCGCCGTCACGCTGGAATTGGCCGGTGTACCATCGCTGCCATTCGCCGTGGGCGTCTATTTGCCGATTCAAACTTCATTGCCGATTTTCCTGGGCGGCATGTTGAGGTGGATCGTTGACCGTTTCACGAAATCCGCCGCCGCGGAGTCCGAATCGAGCCCTGCAGTGCTGCTATCCAGCGGCTTCATCGCTGGCGGATCTTTGGCGGGCGTCTTGCTGGCATTCATCGAATTTGCACGGAGCAATAGGGAATCGTCGACTGCTATGCGCTGGATCAGCGACGCGGCGGACAGAATGAGTGTATCCAGTGCGCCAGGCTCAGTTCTATTTGATGGAAACTGGCCGCCGATCATCGCATTCGGCGCACTCGCGGGAACGCTCGTGGCCGTAGGCTTTTTCTGGTCGCAGCGCAATGCAAAAACTAAAGTTTGACACGGCCTGACCCAGCGGTCACTGAATCAAATATCTCTTTCCACGGAAAGGACGCAGTATGCGAAGCATTCTCTCTTCCGCCCTGGCGGCGATCCTGTTGGCGGTGATTGCCATGAATACGAAGCTTCCGGCCGATGAAGGCATGTGGTTGTTCAGCAACCCGCCGCTCAAGCAGCTCAAGGCCAAGTATCAGTTTGAACCGGGCCAAGCTTGGCTCGAGCATCTGCAGCGCTCGGCCGTGCGGTTCAACAGCGGCGGTTCAGGGTCGTTCGTCTCGCCAGACGGTCTGGTGATGACGAACCATCACGTCGGCGCCGATGCCCTGCAAAAAATGTCGGACGCCGATCACGATTACATCGCCACCGGCTTCTATGCCCGCAACGGGGCCGACGAAGTGCCGTGCGTCGACCTGGAATTGAACGTCCTGCAGAGCATCGAGGACGTGACCGAAAAGGTGAACGCCGCGGTGAAGCCGGGCCTGCCTCCGGCGGAATCGCAGCTCGCGCGGCGGGCGATCATGAACACGATCGAGCAGGAGTCGACGGAGAAAACCGGCTTTCGCAGCGACGTGATCACGCTCTATCAGGGCGGGCAGTATCACCTCTACCGCTTCAAGAAGTACACCGACGTGCGGCTGGTCTTCGCTCCGGAAAAGGACATCGCCTTCTTTGGCGGCGACCCGGATAACTTCGAGTTTCCGCGCTACGACTTGGACGTCTGTTTCTTCCGTGTCTATGAAGACAACAAGCCAGCCAAGGTCGAGCACTACCTCAAGTGGAGCGAAAAAGGCGCGGCGGATCAGGAGTTAGTCTTCGTCGCCGGGCATCCGGGACGGACGAGCCGACTGAATACCGTGAAGCATTTGGAATTCATGCGCGACCGCGTCGTCCCCACGTCGCTCAATTTGATTCGCCGCCGCGAGGTGTCATTGAAAAACTATGCCGATAAGTCGCTGGAGAATTCCCGGCAGGCTCAGGACGAGTTGTTCGGCTATCAGAACAGCCGCAAGGCGCGGCTCGGCGGTTTGGCGGGACTGCAGGACCCGACGCTGATGGACGCCAAGCGCGCCGCGGAATCGGAATTGAAAGCCGCCGTGGCGGCCGATCCGAAGCTCAAGGCGTCTGCCAACGTCTGGAGCGACATCGAGCAAACGCTGCTGATCTGGGACGGGCTGTACAACGAAAACTATCTGATCGAAACCGGGCAGGCCTTCAACAGCGACTTGTTCCACAAGGCCCGCACCTTGGTGCGCATGGCCGACGAATCCGCCAAGCCGAACGATCAGCGGCTGCGCGAGTTTCGCGAGTCGAACCTCGATTCGATTAAGCAGGAGCTGTTCTCTGAAGCGCCGATCTATCCGGCTCTGGAAACCGCGAAGCTGGCCGATTCGCTCGGCATGATGATGGAAATGCTCGGCGCAGATCATCCCGTCGTGACCGCGACGTTGAATGGCAAGTCCCCGCGCGACCGCGCCGCTGAGTTGGTGAACAACTCGAAGCTGGGCGACGTGGCGGTGCGAAAACAATTGTCCAAAGGGGGACAGCCGGCGATCGCCGCATCAACCGACCCGATGATTCTGCTCGCTAAGCAAGTCGACGCCGCGGCCCGTGAAGTTCGCAAGAGCTACGAAGACCAGGTCGAAGAGCCGCTGCGTCAGGCCTACGCGAAAATCGCCGACGCCCGCTTCGCCACGCTCGGCACCGACACGTATCCCGACGCCACGTTCACGTTGCGGCTGGCGTTCGGCATCGTGACGGGCTTTCAGGAGAACGGCCAGCAGATCCCGCCCTGGACCGTGATGGGCGACACGTTCGCGCATGCCGAGGCCCATGGCAACATTGATCCCTTCAAGCTGCCCGAAAGCTGGCTCACGCAGCGCGGGAAGATCAAGGCCGATACGCCGTTCAACTTCGTGAGCACGGCCGACATCATCGGCGGCAACTCCGGCAGCCCGGTCGTGAATCGCGCCGGCGAAGTCGTCGGCATCATCTTCGACGGCAACATCCAGTCGCTGGTGCTCGATTACGCTTACAGCGACGTGCAAGCCCGAGCGGTGTCGGTCCACAGCGCGTCGATTATCGAATCGCTGCGCAAGCTCTACGACGCTGGCGCCTTGGCGGACGAGATTCAAGGGAAATAGCGCGGCGAATTCCAATAGAGATGCGTAGGGCGGGCCGGCGTAAATCGATCGGCTTGGTTGGCCCAACGGTCGTTGAAAGCCCGTACGCTTCGCGATGTCAACAACGAGGCCCGCCGTCCAACACGGCGGGCCTTACTTTTTGGATGGGAACAAGTTTTTCGCTGCAGCGGGACTGGAACGGCTGGAGGCATTTCTCCCGCGCGCGGCCCGCGCTACGCCTGTTTGCAATCAACGGCTATTCCCCAGGCAATGGCACTTGCTGAATAAATGCCTCGTATTGCCGGTCGAGGTCGGCGTATTCGGTTTCGGTGAGTTCGCTGAGCGTGGTGGCGCGGTCGCGGCCGGTGTAGACGGCGAGGATATATTGCATCGCCGCTTCGCGGTACTTGCCGTCGAGGCCGTGCAGCAGGAAGTGCGTCATCGCCGTCGACTGGCTGTAGATGCTGCGAATTTTCGGGTTCTGCTGCAATTCGCTCATGCCCAGAGCGGTTAAGTCGGCGAGCGGCAAGTAGAACTGGTCGTCGGTGTAGCGTTGTCGCGCGGCCAACAAGCGGACCGTGTCGAGCCCGCCGGTGATCCACCGCCCATCGCGCTCGCGCAGCGATTCCATGTAGCAGGCGATGCCTTCGATGATCCAGAAGTTGCCATCCGCGCCGACGCCGCGGGCAATCGGCCGGCTTTCGCCGAACAGTTGGTGCGTCGCCTCGTGGTATTGCGTGGCGACGTCTTCTTCCTCGGCCGCGAAGAAATAGGCCGTCTCCTTTTCGCCCAGATAGAAGCCGGTCGTGATCTCAATCTGCGCCGCGTGTGCGCGCAGCTCTGACAGGTATTCAGCGCGATCGCGATAATAGACGACCTGCAGTCGCCGGGCGGGCGCCGCAAGGGGCTTGCGCACGAAGGCCTCGGCGATTTGTCTTGGCGAGGCGTAATAGGTCACGAACAATTGTCGCCAGACGGCGTGCAACCGTTCCAAGCGGGTCGCCAGCTTGACGCCCGCTTCGAGGCTGTGGTTCGTGCGGATCGAGTAGTGTTCGGTTTGCACCAGCCAACCGCGCGCCAACTCGGAACGTAGCTCCGCCTCCTTTTCCGCGGAGATCCAGCCCTTCAGGTAATAGCGCTCGCCGGCCTCGTAGCGCGCAACGTGCTCCTGCGGCAGCCATCCGAACTCCGCATGCCAGATCTGGCCGGCGCGGTGCTTTTCGGCTTCAAATCGCGTCCGCCACGCCCCTTCGATCAACGTGTAACCCAATGACTTGCGGGCCAGCGCGTGATCCGGGTTTTCGCGCAGCGTGTTCCAAAGTGTTTGGTAGGCTTCGCCAGAACGCCCGGCGCCGACGGCTTGCTTGGCCTGCTCGTAAAGTTCGTCCGCGCGCTCGCTCCGCAATTTGGCGAACCGCACAGGCCAGGAGTTTTCATCGCCCGCGCTCGCATTCAGCGGCACGAGCGCTTCCGGCAGGACGGGGTAGAAGCACTGCGAATCGCGCGGCGCGGCCCAAGCGCGAATCGCCGCCGCTTCGTCCGTCAGTCCTTCGTTCGCGCAATCCGTGGCGAGCGTTTCCAGGCGTTCACGATAGCTCGTCCGGGAAGGTTCTGCGGCTTGGCCATTCGTCACGGTGACGAGGACGATCGCCCACACTAGCCCGACGCGCCAGCGAGGGAGAATTGACGTAATCGTTCGACGACGGGTGCCTGGGGCAGGGGCAGTGAGCTTTCCGGTCGAATCATCCAAATCGCTGGGGCTTCGTTGATCCTGGGCGCGACGATTTGCGATGCCCCAGTGGTAGCGACCTCGGCATACAGCAACCGCGGCCCCAGCCCCAGGCGCCCGCGTCTTCGGATTTAGACCAGTTACTCGGGTCGCTGAATGCCGCATCGCTCGTTCCGGGTGTGCCAACTGCCGTCTTGCGATTATACCACTTGGCCGGAACGGGCCAGCGATCGAGATGGCTCAGGCTATTGCCCGGAGAAGGGCCAGAAGGACCAGCGGGCGCGGGTGGGCTCGGGATTCGAGGAGACAAATTCTCGCGGCCGCGCGCCGTCCATCGACGCCGTGCTGTCGGTCTCCGGATAAATATCCCAGCGATTCGCGCGGCGCTGCTGGTAGGCCGCGGGGCCGGGATCGGCAAAGTCCGGCATGTCGAGCGGCGGCGGCGTGCTGCAACCAGCTGCCCAACCGAGCGGAATCAGCAGGTAGACAAGCCGTCGCGGTTGACGAAGCGGCATGGTTCGGACCTCGGTTCGGGAATGTTCTGCAGGCAGCCGTCCGGCGCGGCGAGGATTCTAGAGAGTGCGGGCCCGACAACCCAGAGGAATCCGCGCGGCCGAATTCGCCCAGCTTCGTCCAATCCCTTATTTTGACAACGAATCCTGTGTGGCTTACAACCATCTGCCATGAACTACACAACAAGGCGCTTCGGAATGGTTCTCGCCGTCACCCTTAGCTGGGCGATTCACGGCTCTCCATGCCCCGCGCAGCCGCTGCCGGCGGCGCTCAACGAGCAAGCGGATCCGCGCCCGCCATTGGACGATGCGGAGTTGCGCTACTGGCTATCGAACATGCTCGGCGATCACCGGTTTACCGCCGAGGAAGCGGCCGCCGCGACGGGAATGTCTCCGGCGGAAGTGGACACTGCCGCGGAACGGTTGGGCGTTACACGCGAGCCAGCGCCCAAGACCGCTGGCGGCAACGTGAAGGTGCTGCCGTATCCGGGCGGGCGACATCCGCGGATTGGGTTTTTGGACGGGGCCTTGCGTCCGCAGCGCGAGACGAAGGTGAGCGTGTTCGCCCCGTGGGATGATCGCAGTTACGTGGTAATCGACGTACCCGAGGCGATCTGGTGCCAGCATGGACTGCTATACTTGGCGCATTCGCACATCGACACGATGTGGACGAAGCAAAAGATCGAGCTTGAAAAACTGGAATGGCGCCGGCTCAAGGATGGAAAACTCGAAATCGAGCGCCGGCTCCCGAACGGCGTGACGTTCGGCGCGCGCGTCACGCCGCAACCGGATGGCGTGGCGATGGAATGCCAGCTTCAGAACGGCTCCGACGAAACGCTAAGCGACCTGCGCGTGCAGATGTGCGCGATGCTCAAGGGTCTGGACGGATTCGCCGCACAAACGAACGACAACAAGCTCTTCCGCGGCGACTACGCCTGCTGTCGTTCGCCAGACGGCAAACGCTGGGTGATCATGGCCTGGACGCCCAATCAACGCACCTGGGGCAACGCCCCGTGCCCTTGCTTGCACAGCGACCCGCAGTTCCCGGATTGCCCGCCGGGCGAAACCGTCACAGCCCGCGGGCGACTTTGGTTCTACGAAGGGGAAGCGATCGAAATGAAGTTACGGGAATTGGAAGCTTCGCAGTGGCGCGAGTAGTTGACGAACGCGACTTCGCTGCGATTGATTCGGAATAGGCGATTGCTCGCGCGCAGGTGTAGAATCGCGGGCATGAAACCACGCTTCTCCATCCTCACGCTGCTGGGCGTCACCGCTTATGTAGCGATCAACGCGGCCGCGTTCCAAAGCCTCGCGGTTTGCGCTGTGGCTCGCTGGTTGTGGTGGGGCCTGATGTTTCTGGTGCTGATCGTGGCCACCGGACGAACCTCGGGGCGGACGGTCTTCGCACGAGGGCTGTTGTTGTCCGTCTTATTCGCCTTCACCGCCATCACGTATCACAACGCCCATCTCTGGCCATTGCTCAACTGGT
Protein-coding regions in this window:
- a CDS encoding S46 family peptidase, whose amino-acid sequence is MRSILSSALAAILLAVIAMNTKLPADEGMWLFSNPPLKQLKAKYQFEPGQAWLEHLQRSAVRFNSGGSGSFVSPDGLVMTNHHVGADALQKMSDADHDYIATGFYARNGADEVPCVDLELNVLQSIEDVTEKVNAAVKPGLPPAESQLARRAIMNTIEQESTEKTGFRSDVITLYQGGQYHLYRFKKYTDVRLVFAPEKDIAFFGGDPDNFEFPRYDLDVCFFRVYEDNKPAKVEHYLKWSEKGAADQELVFVAGHPGRTSRLNTVKHLEFMRDRVVPTSLNLIRRREVSLKNYADKSLENSRQAQDELFGYQNSRKARLGGLAGLQDPTLMDAKRAAESELKAAVAADPKLKASANVWSDIEQTLLIWDGLYNENYLIETGQAFNSDLFHKARTLVRMADESAKPNDQRLREFRESNLDSIKQELFSEAPIYPALETAKLADSLGMMMEMLGADHPVVTATLNGKSPRDRAAELVNNSKLGDVAVRKQLSKGGQPAIAASTDPMILLAKQVDAAAREVRKSYEDQVEEPLRQAYAKIADARFATLGTDTYPDATFTLRLAFGIVTGFQENGQQIPPWTVMGDTFAHAEAHGNIDPFKLPESWLTQRGKIKADTPFNFVSTADIIGGNSGSPVVNRAGEVVGIIFDGNIQSLVLDYAYSDVQARAVSVHSASIIESLRKLYDAGALADEIQGK